The Juglans microcarpa x Juglans regia isolate MS1-56 chromosome 8S, Jm3101_v1.0, whole genome shotgun sequence genome has a window encoding:
- the LOC121245090 gene encoding kinesin-like protein KIN-14K isoform X3: MSSALDRSPKQYEAFGSSNGVVGGDGLERIGTNNAKGEAKKRAILVEWLNNTLPGLSLPLNASDEELRMCLIDGTILCRILNRLRIGSVSEEGDLNHSSDPSENIKRFLAAMDDLVIPRFKVSDLEKGYMKTVIDCLVTLRARFIPNVVGDGFSPTSLIAKSGSPHGDAFSQGYFSPLSGEERQKIVTDSKFQRPLRTPVISEQPTALRHPVGHKFHEVFQLKQGRYADLPEAKISEMMKPNCLDNAPTQSLLSVVNGILDESIERKNGEISNRVACLLRKVVQEIERRISTQAEHLRTQNNLFKVREEKYQSRIRVLEALASGTNDESQIVMDQLQHVKPERVKIEEREKSEGEDAIKLMKEKDHNNLEISTMKQELEITKKACELRCMQMETEAKSTQRDFEKKLKELEHLLENSRNNAKELESNSETKSQRWNQKEHIYQSVMEFQFGALQELRFSSTSIKQEILKAQNSYSEEFDRLGVKLKVLADAAENYDVVLAENRKMFNEIQDLKGNIRVYCRIRPFFPGQREKRTTVEYIGENGELVVANRSKPGKEGHRLFKFNKIFGPDSTQAEVFSDVQPLIRSVLDGYNVCIFAYGQTGSGKTYTMTGPNSATKENWGVNYRALNDLFDISQRRRSSIIYEMGVQMVEIYNEQVRDLLSNDGSQKKLGILSHSQPNGLAVPDASMQPVKSTSDVMDLMDMGLRNRAVGATALNERSSRSHSVLTIHVVGRDVKTGAPLHGNLNLVDLAGSERVDRSEVIGDRLKEAQHINKSLSALGDVIFALAQKNPHVPYRNSKLTQVLQSSLGGQAKTLMFVQLNPDVNSYSESLSTLKFAERVSGVELGAARSSKEGRDVRELMEQVASLKDTIGKKDEEIERLQLLKDLKSVYPGVNGEKHGTVSLRHGSSSPGRESLGGTLLRNQKSVGGKGLGLTEKAASGHENHSVHSDKPSEPDSQQSMDDSKYQNLRDIGQNSPADAEISGYGDHADYEERMSDDLSDGGLSVGAETDGSAENASFSQGTKPLDNLEKSKSVSKVPRAAQKTGRTASPTASVSKDSSKVSPTFKTTGSSSSSVRPPKRWV; the protein is encoded by the exons ATGAGTTCAGCATTAGATCGTTCCCCTAAACAATATGAAGCATTCGGCAGCTCAAATGGAGTTGTTGGTGGGGATGGTTTGGAACGAATAGGAACAAATAATGCAAAGGGAGAAG CAAAGAAGCGAGCAATATTAGTGGAATGGCTGAATAATACTCTCCCGGGTTTAAGCTTACCACTAAATGCTTCAGATGAAGAGTTGAGAATGTGCCTGATTGATGGTACTATTTTGTGTCGGATATTGAATAGACTGAGAATTGGGTCTGTGAGTGAG GAAGGTGATCTCAATCATTCATCAGACCCATCAGAAAATATTAAAAGGTTCCTGGCAGCTATGGATGATTTGGTGATTCCTAGATTCAAGGTGTCCGACTTAGAGAAG GGATATATGAAGACTGTTATTGACTGCCTTGTAACCCTTAGAGCACGATTTATACCAAATGTTGTTGGGGATGGTTTTTCTCCTACTAGTCTGATTGCTAAATCTGGAAGCCCTCATGGGGATGCATTTTCTCAGGGATATTTTTCTCCATTATCTGGGGAAGAAAGGCAGAAGATTGTGACTGACTCTAAATTTCAACGCCCCTTGCGCACTCCTGTTATTTCAG AGCAACCAACAGCATTAAGACATCCGGTTGGACATAAGTTCCATGAAGTGTTTCAACTCAAACAAGGGCGATATGCAGACCTTCCTGAGGCAAAAATTTCAGAGATGATGAAACCAAACTGTCTAGAT AATGCCCCAACTCAATCTCTATTAAGCGTTGTGAATGGAATTCTGGATGAAAGCATTGAAAGAAAGAATGGCGAAATATCAAAT CGTGTGGCATGTCTATTGAGAAAAGTTGTGCAGGAGATTGAGCGTCGCATATCAACTCAAGCAGAACACTTAAGAACC CAAAACAATCTTTTTAAGGTTCGTGAAGAGAAATACCAATCAAGGATCAGAGTACTTGAAGCCCTTGCATCAGGGACTAATGATGAGAGTCAG ATTGTTATGGACCAGCTTCAGCATGTAAAG CCAGAGAGGGTCAAAATTGAAGAAAGGGAGAAATCCGAGGGGGAGGATGCAATTAAACTGATGAAAGAAAAGGATCACAACAACCTTGAAATTTCAACGATGAAGCAAGAACTGGAAATAACCAAAAAGGCATGTGAATTGAGATGCATGCAAATGGAAACAGAAGCTAAAAGTACTCAAAGAGATTTTGAGAAGAAGTTAAAAGAGCTTGAGCACCTGTTAGAAAATTCCCGAAACAATGCGAAAGAGCTTGAGTCAAATTCTGAAACAAAATCTCAGAGGTGGAACCAGAAAGAGCACATCTACCAGAGCGTTATGGAATTTCAGTTTGGTGCACTGCAG GAACTGAGGTTTTCTTCAACATCCATTAAACAAGAAATCCTGAAAGCACAAAATAGCTATTCAGAGGAATTTGATCGCTTAG GAGTAAAGCTTAAAGTATTAGCAGATGCAGCTGAAAACTATGATGTTGTTCTTGCCGAAAACCGAAAAATGTTTAATGAAATTCAGGATCTAAAAG GAAACATTAGAGTGTATTGTCGGATAAGGCCTTTTTTTCCTGGACAGAGGGAAAAAAGGACAACCGTAGAATATATCGGTGAAAATGGGGAGTTGGTTGTTGCCAATCGCTCAAAGCCAGGGAAAGAAGGCCATCGTTTGTTCAAATTTAATAAGATCTTTGGTCCTGATTCAACTCAAG CGGAGGTATTTTCTGACGTCCAACCCTTGATTCGGTCTGTACTTGATGGATATAACGTATGTATATTTGCTTATGGTCAAACCGGTTCAGGAAAAACTTACACAATG ACTGGTCCCAACTCAGCAACCAAAGAAAATTGGGGGGTCAATTATCGAGCTCTAAATGACCTTTTTGATATAtctcaaagaagaagaagttccaTTATATATGAAATGGGAGTTCAGATGGTCGAAATATACAACGAACAAGTTCGTGACTTACTATCAAATGATGGTTCTCAAAAGAA ACTTGGGATTTTGAGTCACTCACAACCCAATGGGTTAGCTGTACCTGATGCTAGCATGCAACCTGTCAAATCAACCTCAGATGTAATGGACTTAATGGATATGGGACTAAGGAATAGAGCTGTTGGTGCCACTGCCCTGAATGAAAGAAGTAGCCGCTCTCACAG TGTCCTCACTATTCATGTCGTTGGGAGGGATGTGAAGACTGGTGCTCCTTTGCATGGTAATCTTAATTTGGTAGATCTTGCAGGAAGTGAGAGGGTAGATCGCTCTGAGGTAATTGGAGATAGACTGAAGGAAGCGCAACATATAAACAAATCACTATCTGCCCTTGGAGATGTCATTTTTGCTCTTGCTCAAAAGAATCCTCATGTACCTTACAGAAATAGCAAGCTTACTCAAGTCCTGCAAAGCTCTCTCG GTGGACAAGCAAAAACCTTGATGTTTGTGCAGCTTAATCCAGATGTGAATTCATATTCTGAAAGTCTAAGTACTTTGAAGTTTGCTGAGAGGGTCTCTGGAGTTGAGTTAGGTGCGGCACGGAGCAGCAAAGAGGGTAGAGATGTCAGGGAATTAATGGAGCAG GTGGCTTCTCTCAAAGACACTATTGGAAAAAAAGATGAGGAGATTGAGCGTTTGCAATTACTTAAAGATCTTAAAAGTGTGTATCCTGGTGTCAATGGTGAGAAGCACGGGACAGTCTCTTTGAGGCATGGATCTTCCTCCCCTGGCAGAGAGTCTCTTGGTGGGACTCTTCTCCGAAACCAAAAATCAGTCGGTGGGAAAGGCCTAGGACTTACTGAGAAAGCAGCCTCTGGTCATGAAAATCATTCAGTGCACAGTGATAAGCCTTCTGAACCTGATTCCCAGCAGTCCATGGATGACAGTAAATACCAAAATCTCAGGGACATAGGTCAGAATTCTCCTGCAGATGCTGAAATCTCAGGGTATGGGGATCATGCAGATTatgaagagagaatgagtgaTGACTTATCTGATGGTGGTCTTTCTGTGGGAGCAGAAACTGATGGATCTGCAGAAAATGCTAGTTTCTCTCAAGGCACAAAACCGTTAGATAATCTGGAGAA ATCCAAATCAGTATCTAAAGTTCCTCGAGCCGCACAGAAGACGGGGCGGACTGCATCACCTACAGCATCAGTGTCAAAGGACTCTTCAAAGGTGTCACCAA CTTTTAAAACTACTGGCAGCAGCTCTTCTTCAGTCAGGCCTCCCAAACGATGGGTGTAA
- the LOC121245090 gene encoding kinesin-like protein KIN-14K isoform X4: MSSALDRSPKQYEAFGSSNGVVGGDGLERIGTNNAKGEAKKRAILVEWLNNTLPGLSLPLNASDEELRMCLIDGTILCRILNRLRIGSVSEEGDLNHSSDPSENIKRFLAAMDDLVIPRFKVSDLEKGYMKTVIDCLVTLRARFIPNVVGDGFSPTSLIAKSGSPHGDAFSQGYFSPLSGEERQKIVTDSKFQRPLRTPVISEQPTALRHPVGHKFHEVFQLKQGRYADLPEAKISEMMKPNCLDYLLLQNAPTQSLLSVVNGILDESIERKNGEISNQNNLFKVREEKYQSRIRVLEALASGTNDESQIVMDQLQHVKPERVKIEEREKSEGEDAIKLMKEKDHNNLEISTMKQELEITKKACELRCMQMETEAKSTQRDFEKKLKELEHLLENSRNNAKELESNSETKSQRWNQKEHIYQSVMEFQFGALQELRFSSTSIKQEILKAQNSYSEEFDRLGVKLKVLADAAENYDVVLAENRKMFNEIQDLKGNIRVYCRIRPFFPGQREKRTTVEYIGENGELVVANRSKPGKEGHRLFKFNKIFGPDSTQAEVFSDVQPLIRSVLDGYNVCIFAYGQTGSGKTYTMTGPNSATKENWGVNYRALNDLFDISQRRRSSIIYEMGVQMVEIYNEQVRDLLSNDGSQKKLGILSHSQPNGLAVPDASMQPVKSTSDVMDLMDMGLRNRAVGATALNERSSRSHSVLTIHVVGRDVKTGAPLHGNLNLVDLAGSERVDRSEVIGDRLKEAQHINKSLSALGDVIFALAQKNPHVPYRNSKLTQVLQSSLGGQAKTLMFVQLNPDVNSYSESLSTLKFAERVSGVELGAARSSKEGRDVRELMEQVASLKDTIGKKDEEIERLQLLKDLKSVYPGVNGEKHGTVSLRHGSSSPGRESLGGTLLRNQKSVGGKGLGLTEKAASGHENHSVHSDKPSEPDSQQSMDDSKYQNLRDIGQNSPADAEISGYGDHADYEERMSDDLSDGGLSVGAETDGSAENASFSQGTKPLDNLEKSKSVSKVPRAAQKTGRTASPTASVSKDSSKVSPTFKTTGSSSSSVRPPKRWV, translated from the exons ATGAGTTCAGCATTAGATCGTTCCCCTAAACAATATGAAGCATTCGGCAGCTCAAATGGAGTTGTTGGTGGGGATGGTTTGGAACGAATAGGAACAAATAATGCAAAGGGAGAAG CAAAGAAGCGAGCAATATTAGTGGAATGGCTGAATAATACTCTCCCGGGTTTAAGCTTACCACTAAATGCTTCAGATGAAGAGTTGAGAATGTGCCTGATTGATGGTACTATTTTGTGTCGGATATTGAATAGACTGAGAATTGGGTCTGTGAGTGAG GAAGGTGATCTCAATCATTCATCAGACCCATCAGAAAATATTAAAAGGTTCCTGGCAGCTATGGATGATTTGGTGATTCCTAGATTCAAGGTGTCCGACTTAGAGAAG GGATATATGAAGACTGTTATTGACTGCCTTGTAACCCTTAGAGCACGATTTATACCAAATGTTGTTGGGGATGGTTTTTCTCCTACTAGTCTGATTGCTAAATCTGGAAGCCCTCATGGGGATGCATTTTCTCAGGGATATTTTTCTCCATTATCTGGGGAAGAAAGGCAGAAGATTGTGACTGACTCTAAATTTCAACGCCCCTTGCGCACTCCTGTTATTTCAG AGCAACCAACAGCATTAAGACATCCGGTTGGACATAAGTTCCATGAAGTGTTTCAACTCAAACAAGGGCGATATGCAGACCTTCCTGAGGCAAAAATTTCAGAGATGATGAAACCAAACTGTCTAGAT TATCTCTTGTTGCAGAATGCCCCAACTCAATCTCTATTAAGCGTTGTGAATGGAATTCTGGATGAAAGCATTGAAAGAAAGAATGGCGAAATATCAAAT CAAAACAATCTTTTTAAGGTTCGTGAAGAGAAATACCAATCAAGGATCAGAGTACTTGAAGCCCTTGCATCAGGGACTAATGATGAGAGTCAG ATTGTTATGGACCAGCTTCAGCATGTAAAG CCAGAGAGGGTCAAAATTGAAGAAAGGGAGAAATCCGAGGGGGAGGATGCAATTAAACTGATGAAAGAAAAGGATCACAACAACCTTGAAATTTCAACGATGAAGCAAGAACTGGAAATAACCAAAAAGGCATGTGAATTGAGATGCATGCAAATGGAAACAGAAGCTAAAAGTACTCAAAGAGATTTTGAGAAGAAGTTAAAAGAGCTTGAGCACCTGTTAGAAAATTCCCGAAACAATGCGAAAGAGCTTGAGTCAAATTCTGAAACAAAATCTCAGAGGTGGAACCAGAAAGAGCACATCTACCAGAGCGTTATGGAATTTCAGTTTGGTGCACTGCAG GAACTGAGGTTTTCTTCAACATCCATTAAACAAGAAATCCTGAAAGCACAAAATAGCTATTCAGAGGAATTTGATCGCTTAG GAGTAAAGCTTAAAGTATTAGCAGATGCAGCTGAAAACTATGATGTTGTTCTTGCCGAAAACCGAAAAATGTTTAATGAAATTCAGGATCTAAAAG GAAACATTAGAGTGTATTGTCGGATAAGGCCTTTTTTTCCTGGACAGAGGGAAAAAAGGACAACCGTAGAATATATCGGTGAAAATGGGGAGTTGGTTGTTGCCAATCGCTCAAAGCCAGGGAAAGAAGGCCATCGTTTGTTCAAATTTAATAAGATCTTTGGTCCTGATTCAACTCAAG CGGAGGTATTTTCTGACGTCCAACCCTTGATTCGGTCTGTACTTGATGGATATAACGTATGTATATTTGCTTATGGTCAAACCGGTTCAGGAAAAACTTACACAATG ACTGGTCCCAACTCAGCAACCAAAGAAAATTGGGGGGTCAATTATCGAGCTCTAAATGACCTTTTTGATATAtctcaaagaagaagaagttccaTTATATATGAAATGGGAGTTCAGATGGTCGAAATATACAACGAACAAGTTCGTGACTTACTATCAAATGATGGTTCTCAAAAGAA ACTTGGGATTTTGAGTCACTCACAACCCAATGGGTTAGCTGTACCTGATGCTAGCATGCAACCTGTCAAATCAACCTCAGATGTAATGGACTTAATGGATATGGGACTAAGGAATAGAGCTGTTGGTGCCACTGCCCTGAATGAAAGAAGTAGCCGCTCTCACAG TGTCCTCACTATTCATGTCGTTGGGAGGGATGTGAAGACTGGTGCTCCTTTGCATGGTAATCTTAATTTGGTAGATCTTGCAGGAAGTGAGAGGGTAGATCGCTCTGAGGTAATTGGAGATAGACTGAAGGAAGCGCAACATATAAACAAATCACTATCTGCCCTTGGAGATGTCATTTTTGCTCTTGCTCAAAAGAATCCTCATGTACCTTACAGAAATAGCAAGCTTACTCAAGTCCTGCAAAGCTCTCTCG GTGGACAAGCAAAAACCTTGATGTTTGTGCAGCTTAATCCAGATGTGAATTCATATTCTGAAAGTCTAAGTACTTTGAAGTTTGCTGAGAGGGTCTCTGGAGTTGAGTTAGGTGCGGCACGGAGCAGCAAAGAGGGTAGAGATGTCAGGGAATTAATGGAGCAG GTGGCTTCTCTCAAAGACACTATTGGAAAAAAAGATGAGGAGATTGAGCGTTTGCAATTACTTAAAGATCTTAAAAGTGTGTATCCTGGTGTCAATGGTGAGAAGCACGGGACAGTCTCTTTGAGGCATGGATCTTCCTCCCCTGGCAGAGAGTCTCTTGGTGGGACTCTTCTCCGAAACCAAAAATCAGTCGGTGGGAAAGGCCTAGGACTTACTGAGAAAGCAGCCTCTGGTCATGAAAATCATTCAGTGCACAGTGATAAGCCTTCTGAACCTGATTCCCAGCAGTCCATGGATGACAGTAAATACCAAAATCTCAGGGACATAGGTCAGAATTCTCCTGCAGATGCTGAAATCTCAGGGTATGGGGATCATGCAGATTatgaagagagaatgagtgaTGACTTATCTGATGGTGGTCTTTCTGTGGGAGCAGAAACTGATGGATCTGCAGAAAATGCTAGTTTCTCTCAAGGCACAAAACCGTTAGATAATCTGGAGAA ATCCAAATCAGTATCTAAAGTTCCTCGAGCCGCACAGAAGACGGGGCGGACTGCATCACCTACAGCATCAGTGTCAAAGGACTCTTCAAAGGTGTCACCAA CTTTTAAAACTACTGGCAGCAGCTCTTCTTCAGTCAGGCCTCCCAAACGATGGGTGTAA
- the LOC121245090 gene encoding kinesin-like protein KIN-14K isoform X1 — MSSALDRSPKQYEAFGSSNGVVGGDGLERIGTNNAKGEAKKRAILVEWLNNTLPGLSLPLNASDEELRMCLIDGTILCRILNRLRIGSVSEEGDLNHSSDPSENIKRFLAAMDDLVIPRFKVSDLEKGYMKTVIDCLVTLRARFIPNVVGDGFSPTSLIAKSGSPHGDAFSQGYFSPLSGEERQKIVTDSKFQRPLRTPVISEQPTALRHPVGHKFHEVFQLKQGRYADLPEAKISEMMKPNCLDYLLLQNAPTQSLLSVVNGILDESIERKNGEISNRVACLLRKVVQEIERRISTQAEHLRTQNNLFKVREEKYQSRIRVLEALASGTNDESQIVMDQLQHVKPERVKIEEREKSEGEDAIKLMKEKDHNNLEISTMKQELEITKKACELRCMQMETEAKSTQRDFEKKLKELEHLLENSRNNAKELESNSETKSQRWNQKEHIYQSVMEFQFGALQELRFSSTSIKQEILKAQNSYSEEFDRLGVKLKVLADAAENYDVVLAENRKMFNEIQDLKGNIRVYCRIRPFFPGQREKRTTVEYIGENGELVVANRSKPGKEGHRLFKFNKIFGPDSTQAEVFSDVQPLIRSVLDGYNVCIFAYGQTGSGKTYTMTGPNSATKENWGVNYRALNDLFDISQRRRSSIIYEMGVQMVEIYNEQVRDLLSNDGSQKKLGILSHSQPNGLAVPDASMQPVKSTSDVMDLMDMGLRNRAVGATALNERSSRSHSVLTIHVVGRDVKTGAPLHGNLNLVDLAGSERVDRSEVIGDRLKEAQHINKSLSALGDVIFALAQKNPHVPYRNSKLTQVLQSSLGGQAKTLMFVQLNPDVNSYSESLSTLKFAERVSGVELGAARSSKEGRDVRELMEQVASLKDTIGKKDEEIERLQLLKDLKSVYPGVNGEKHGTVSLRHGSSSPGRESLGGTLLRNQKSVGGKGLGLTEKAASGHENHSVHSDKPSEPDSQQSMDDSKYQNLRDIGQNSPADAEISGYGDHADYEERMSDDLSDGGLSVGAETDGSAENASFSQGTKPLDNLEKSKSVSKVPRAAQKTGRTASPTASVSKDSSKVSPTFKTTGSSSSSVRPPKRWV, encoded by the exons ATGAGTTCAGCATTAGATCGTTCCCCTAAACAATATGAAGCATTCGGCAGCTCAAATGGAGTTGTTGGTGGGGATGGTTTGGAACGAATAGGAACAAATAATGCAAAGGGAGAAG CAAAGAAGCGAGCAATATTAGTGGAATGGCTGAATAATACTCTCCCGGGTTTAAGCTTACCACTAAATGCTTCAGATGAAGAGTTGAGAATGTGCCTGATTGATGGTACTATTTTGTGTCGGATATTGAATAGACTGAGAATTGGGTCTGTGAGTGAG GAAGGTGATCTCAATCATTCATCAGACCCATCAGAAAATATTAAAAGGTTCCTGGCAGCTATGGATGATTTGGTGATTCCTAGATTCAAGGTGTCCGACTTAGAGAAG GGATATATGAAGACTGTTATTGACTGCCTTGTAACCCTTAGAGCACGATTTATACCAAATGTTGTTGGGGATGGTTTTTCTCCTACTAGTCTGATTGCTAAATCTGGAAGCCCTCATGGGGATGCATTTTCTCAGGGATATTTTTCTCCATTATCTGGGGAAGAAAGGCAGAAGATTGTGACTGACTCTAAATTTCAACGCCCCTTGCGCACTCCTGTTATTTCAG AGCAACCAACAGCATTAAGACATCCGGTTGGACATAAGTTCCATGAAGTGTTTCAACTCAAACAAGGGCGATATGCAGACCTTCCTGAGGCAAAAATTTCAGAGATGATGAAACCAAACTGTCTAGAT TATCTCTTGTTGCAGAATGCCCCAACTCAATCTCTATTAAGCGTTGTGAATGGAATTCTGGATGAAAGCATTGAAAGAAAGAATGGCGAAATATCAAAT CGTGTGGCATGTCTATTGAGAAAAGTTGTGCAGGAGATTGAGCGTCGCATATCAACTCAAGCAGAACACTTAAGAACC CAAAACAATCTTTTTAAGGTTCGTGAAGAGAAATACCAATCAAGGATCAGAGTACTTGAAGCCCTTGCATCAGGGACTAATGATGAGAGTCAG ATTGTTATGGACCAGCTTCAGCATGTAAAG CCAGAGAGGGTCAAAATTGAAGAAAGGGAGAAATCCGAGGGGGAGGATGCAATTAAACTGATGAAAGAAAAGGATCACAACAACCTTGAAATTTCAACGATGAAGCAAGAACTGGAAATAACCAAAAAGGCATGTGAATTGAGATGCATGCAAATGGAAACAGAAGCTAAAAGTACTCAAAGAGATTTTGAGAAGAAGTTAAAAGAGCTTGAGCACCTGTTAGAAAATTCCCGAAACAATGCGAAAGAGCTTGAGTCAAATTCTGAAACAAAATCTCAGAGGTGGAACCAGAAAGAGCACATCTACCAGAGCGTTATGGAATTTCAGTTTGGTGCACTGCAG GAACTGAGGTTTTCTTCAACATCCATTAAACAAGAAATCCTGAAAGCACAAAATAGCTATTCAGAGGAATTTGATCGCTTAG GAGTAAAGCTTAAAGTATTAGCAGATGCAGCTGAAAACTATGATGTTGTTCTTGCCGAAAACCGAAAAATGTTTAATGAAATTCAGGATCTAAAAG GAAACATTAGAGTGTATTGTCGGATAAGGCCTTTTTTTCCTGGACAGAGGGAAAAAAGGACAACCGTAGAATATATCGGTGAAAATGGGGAGTTGGTTGTTGCCAATCGCTCAAAGCCAGGGAAAGAAGGCCATCGTTTGTTCAAATTTAATAAGATCTTTGGTCCTGATTCAACTCAAG CGGAGGTATTTTCTGACGTCCAACCCTTGATTCGGTCTGTACTTGATGGATATAACGTATGTATATTTGCTTATGGTCAAACCGGTTCAGGAAAAACTTACACAATG ACTGGTCCCAACTCAGCAACCAAAGAAAATTGGGGGGTCAATTATCGAGCTCTAAATGACCTTTTTGATATAtctcaaagaagaagaagttccaTTATATATGAAATGGGAGTTCAGATGGTCGAAATATACAACGAACAAGTTCGTGACTTACTATCAAATGATGGTTCTCAAAAGAA ACTTGGGATTTTGAGTCACTCACAACCCAATGGGTTAGCTGTACCTGATGCTAGCATGCAACCTGTCAAATCAACCTCAGATGTAATGGACTTAATGGATATGGGACTAAGGAATAGAGCTGTTGGTGCCACTGCCCTGAATGAAAGAAGTAGCCGCTCTCACAG TGTCCTCACTATTCATGTCGTTGGGAGGGATGTGAAGACTGGTGCTCCTTTGCATGGTAATCTTAATTTGGTAGATCTTGCAGGAAGTGAGAGGGTAGATCGCTCTGAGGTAATTGGAGATAGACTGAAGGAAGCGCAACATATAAACAAATCACTATCTGCCCTTGGAGATGTCATTTTTGCTCTTGCTCAAAAGAATCCTCATGTACCTTACAGAAATAGCAAGCTTACTCAAGTCCTGCAAAGCTCTCTCG GTGGACAAGCAAAAACCTTGATGTTTGTGCAGCTTAATCCAGATGTGAATTCATATTCTGAAAGTCTAAGTACTTTGAAGTTTGCTGAGAGGGTCTCTGGAGTTGAGTTAGGTGCGGCACGGAGCAGCAAAGAGGGTAGAGATGTCAGGGAATTAATGGAGCAG GTGGCTTCTCTCAAAGACACTATTGGAAAAAAAGATGAGGAGATTGAGCGTTTGCAATTACTTAAAGATCTTAAAAGTGTGTATCCTGGTGTCAATGGTGAGAAGCACGGGACAGTCTCTTTGAGGCATGGATCTTCCTCCCCTGGCAGAGAGTCTCTTGGTGGGACTCTTCTCCGAAACCAAAAATCAGTCGGTGGGAAAGGCCTAGGACTTACTGAGAAAGCAGCCTCTGGTCATGAAAATCATTCAGTGCACAGTGATAAGCCTTCTGAACCTGATTCCCAGCAGTCCATGGATGACAGTAAATACCAAAATCTCAGGGACATAGGTCAGAATTCTCCTGCAGATGCTGAAATCTCAGGGTATGGGGATCATGCAGATTatgaagagagaatgagtgaTGACTTATCTGATGGTGGTCTTTCTGTGGGAGCAGAAACTGATGGATCTGCAGAAAATGCTAGTTTCTCTCAAGGCACAAAACCGTTAGATAATCTGGAGAA ATCCAAATCAGTATCTAAAGTTCCTCGAGCCGCACAGAAGACGGGGCGGACTGCATCACCTACAGCATCAGTGTCAAAGGACTCTTCAAAGGTGTCACCAA CTTTTAAAACTACTGGCAGCAGCTCTTCTTCAGTCAGGCCTCCCAAACGATGGGTGTAA